One part of the candidate division TA06 bacterium B3_TA06 genome encodes these proteins:
- a CDS encoding acyl-CoA dehydrogenase, translated as MDYFLTEEQVMIRDLARKIAEEKVKPVRAELDEKGEFPEEIMKELARADLLRVFVPEEAGGLGGGCMEMCIVAEELSRICAGVATTYAANGLACMPIILYGTEEQKQRFLPRIADGASYAAFALTEAEAGSDAANIKTTAKETDDGFVINGTKQFITNGGVAEIYTVIAVTDPKRGARGVSALVVEKGTPGFEFGKEEDKMGIRASKTTQLIFSDCKIPKENLLGKRGMGFIITLKTFDRTRPGVGAQAVGIAQGAFDEALAYGKGRVQFGKPITSFQGIQFMLADMATQIEAARALVYATARMIDAGAKDFAKESAMAKLFASDMAMSVTTDAVQIMGGYGYMREYPAEKYMRDAKITQIYEGTNQIQRQVIANALIK; from the coding sequence ATGGATTACTTTCTTACTGAAGAACAGGTGATGATACGCGATCTGGCGCGAAAGATTGCAGAGGAGAAGGTGAAACCCGTCCGCGCCGAGCTTGACGAGAAGGGCGAGTTCCCTGAAGAGATAATGAAGGAGCTGGCGCGCGCTGACCTGTTGCGTGTGTTCGTCCCTGAGGAGGCCGGCGGTCTGGGCGGCGGATGCATGGAGATGTGCATCGTGGCCGAGGAACTTTCGCGCATCTGTGCTGGTGTGGCCACCACCTACGCAGCCAACGGGTTGGCCTGTATGCCTATAATCCTTTATGGCACAGAGGAACAGAAGCAGCGGTTCCTTCCCCGCATCGCGGACGGCGCATCCTACGCCGCGTTTGCCCTTACCGAGGCCGAGGCCGGTTCTGACGCGGCAAACATCAAGACCACGGCAAAAGAGACAGACGACGGCTTTGTAATCAACGGCACCAAGCAGTTCATCACCAACGGCGGGGTGGCCGAGATATACACGGTGATTGCTGTCACCGATCCTAAGCGCGGCGCACGCGGTGTGTCGGCGTTGGTTGTGGAGAAGGGCACCCCAGGCTTCGAGTTCGGCAAAGAGGAAGACAAGATGGGCATCCGGGCATCCAAGACCACCCAGCTCATCTTCTCGGACTGCAAGATACCCAAGGAGAATCTTTTAGGAAAGCGGGGCATGGGTTTTATTATCACCCTAAAGACCTTTGACCGCACCAGACCAGGCGTGGGCGCTCAGGCGGTAGGGATCGCTCAGGGTGCATTTGATGAAGCATTGGCTTATGGCAAGGGACGCGTGCAGTTCGGAAAGCCCATCACATCCTTCCAGGGTATCCAGTTCATGCTGGCCGACATGGCCACCCAGATCGAGGCTGCACGCGCGCTTGTCTACGCCACGGCAAGGATGATAGATGCCGGTGCCAAGGATTTTGCCAAGGAGTCGGCGATGGCCAAGCTGTTTGCCTCGGATATGGCGATGAGTGTTACCACCGACGCGGTGCAGATAATGGGCGGCTACGGCTACATGAGGGAGTATCCGGCTGAGAAGTACATGCGCGACGCGAAGATAACCCAGATCTACGAGGGCACGAACCAGATCCAGCGCCAGGTCATCGCGAACGCGCTGATAAAATAG
- a CDS encoding cob(I)yrinic acid a,c-diamide adenosyltransferase: protein MNVDNSALGLLQVYTGPGKGKTTAAVGLAARAAGQGLAVAFIQFAKPDESGEVDSLRKLGVKVSHFGAKGFLVPDSDPTPHREAALRGWSEGLRYLKGEEQVDLLVLDELCQVLSLGLLDRGEVMEAIINRPHGLEVVCTGRDAPKELIQAADLVTEMLETKHYFKKGVKGRKGIEY from the coding sequence TTGAATGTGGATAACTCAGCTTTAGGCCTTCTCCAGGTCTACACCGGGCCGGGCAAGGGCAAGACCACTGCGGCGGTAGGGTTAGCGGCAAGGGCGGCTGGGCAGGGGCTCGCGGTCGCCTTCATCCAGTTTGCCAAACCTGATGAGTCGGGTGAGGTGGACTCCCTCCGCAAGCTTGGAGTGAAGGTCTCCCATTTCGGGGCAAAGGGGTTCCTTGTTCCGGATTCAGACCCCACCCCTCATCGCGAGGCCGCGCTCCGGGGCTGGAGTGAGGGGCTGCGTTATCTCAAGGGCGAGGAGCAGGTTGACCTTTTGGTCCTGGACGAGCTCTGTCAGGTGCTGTCTCTTGGTCTCTTGGATAGAGGCGAGGTCATGGAAGCTATCATCAACCGCCCGCACGGGTTGGAGGTGGTCTGCACCGGCAGGGATGCTCCCAAGGAGTTAATACAAGCCGCAGACCTGGTCACCGAGATGCTGGAAACGAAGCACTACTTCAAGAAGGGCGTTAAGGGAAGGAAGGGAATCGAGTACTGA
- a CDS encoding zinc metalloprotease HtpX, giving the protein MARRTLYGMIAANRWRTFGFILLFTIILALVGGAVIRFFQYYYGVWGLGPYIFFGVFIVGYNLIFYFASAKLALVANGARRADPAGYKRLHNVVEEMAIASGQPKPEVYIIHDPAPNAFATGRNSKNAAIAVTTGLYEMMDRAELQGVVAHEMSHIKNHDILLMTVVAIMIGLVVLARDLFWRWGFFLGRGRRRSSGKGGGYLALIWLAIGLVLAILAPLAVMLIRAAISRQREYLADASAAMMTRNPEGLGRALEKIGGTYHKMQRTSTATAHLFISSPACKDRLNPKKPDKPVKVNLFSSHPPIELRVQRLRSLNLAGSYAQQFAWARAENADTVGLPGS; this is encoded by the coding sequence ATGGCACGCCGAACCCTTTACGGGATGATAGCCGCCAACCGCTGGCGCACGTTCGGGTTTATCCTGCTATTTACAATCATCCTGGCGCTGGTGGGCGGTGCGGTCATAAGGTTCTTTCAGTATTACTACGGGGTCTGGGGTCTAGGCCCCTACATCTTCTTCGGCGTGTTTATCGTCGGCTACAACCTCATCTTCTACTTCGCCTCTGCAAAGCTGGCTCTTGTTGCCAACGGAGCGAGAAGAGCCGATCCCGCGGGCTACAAGCGCCTGCACAACGTGGTTGAGGAGATGGCCATCGCCTCAGGTCAGCCCAAGCCTGAGGTTTATATAATCCACGACCCTGCCCCCAACGCTTTCGCCACCGGCCGCAATTCCAAAAACGCTGCTATAGCGGTGACCACCGGTCTTTACGAGATGATGGATCGGGCCGAGCTTCAAGGGGTTGTCGCGCACGAGATGAGCCACATCAAGAACCACGACATCCTTCTGATGACTGTGGTGGCGATCATGATCGGCCTGGTGGTTCTTGCGCGTGATTTATTCTGGCGGTGGGGATTCTTCTTGGGTCGCGGCAGACGAAGGTCTTCAGGCAAGGGTGGAGGCTATCTCGCGCTCATCTGGCTGGCTATCGGTCTGGTTCTGGCTATTCTTGCGCCGCTGGCAGTGATGCTCATCCGTGCGGCGATTTCCAGGCAGCGCGAGTACCTGGCCGACGCATCTGCTGCGATGATGACCCGCAACCCCGAGGGACTGGGGCGCGCGCTTGAGAAGATCGGAGGAACATACCATAAGATGCAGCGGACCTCAACCGCAACCGCTCACCTTTTTATCTCCTCGCCGGCGTGCAAGGACAGGCTCAACCCAAAGAAGCCGGATAAGCCTGTAAAGGTGAATCTCTTCTCATCCCACCCGCCCATAGAGCTACGTGTACAGAGGCTTCGCAGCTTAAACCTCGCAGGCTCCTACGCACAGCAGTTCGCCTGGGCAAGGGCTGAGAACGCAGACACCGTAGGGTTGCCTGGCTCTTAG